From a single Nostoc edaphicum CCNP1411 genomic region:
- the arsB gene encoding ACR3 family arsenite efflux transporter: MNTNSQPNTAQAGSNLSFFERYLTVWVFLCILAGIGLGRLFPGVAVTLDALSVYQVSIPIAVCLFFMMYPIMVKIDFTQAANAIRAPKPVILTLVVNWLIKPFTMVVFSQFFLGWLFRPLITGTELIRGDEVAIANSYIAGTILLGIAPCTAMVLLWGYLSYGNQGHTLVMVAVNSLTMLFLYAPLGRWLLAANDLTVPWQTIVLSVLIYVGLPLIAGMYSRYWIFQNKGKEWFERRFLKYLSPIAITALLMTLVLLFAFKGELIVSNPLHILLIAVPLFIQTNFIFLISYVAALKLNISYEDAAPAALIGASNHFEVAIATSVMLFGLNSGAALATVVGVLIEVPVMLMLVEVCKRTAYWFPREPEKATLRDPRCHW, from the coding sequence ATGAATACGAATTCGCAGCCGAATACAGCACAAGCAGGGAGTAATTTGAGTTTTTTTGAAAGATACCTTACTGTTTGGGTGTTTCTCTGCATTTTGGCGGGAATTGGACTAGGAAGATTATTTCCAGGGGTGGCGGTGACGCTGGATGCATTGAGTGTTTATCAAGTGTCAATTCCCATTGCAGTTTGTCTGTTTTTCATGATGTATCCCATCATGGTGAAAATTGACTTCACCCAAGCTGCAAATGCTATCCGCGCTCCAAAACCTGTAATTCTCACTTTGGTTGTCAACTGGTTAATTAAACCATTCACGATGGTGGTATTTTCTCAGTTTTTCTTAGGTTGGTTATTTCGCCCGCTAATTACAGGCACAGAATTAATTCGTGGTGACGAAGTTGCGATCGCTAATTCTTACATTGCAGGTACGATTTTACTGGGAATTGCTCCTTGTACTGCGATGGTGCTGCTGTGGGGTTATCTTTCCTATGGCAATCAGGGACATACTTTGGTGATGGTGGCGGTTAATTCTCTGACAATGTTGTTTTTGTATGCACCTTTAGGTAGGTGGTTACTGGCGGCAAATGATTTAACAGTGCCGTGGCAAACGATTGTGTTGTCGGTGCTAATTTATGTCGGATTGCCTTTAATCGCAGGAATGTACAGCCGTTATTGGATTTTCCAAAACAAAGGTAAAGAATGGTTTGAACGGAGATTTTTAAAGTATCTCAGTCCAATTGCCATTACTGCCTTGCTGATGACTTTGGTTTTGCTATTTGCTTTTAAAGGTGAATTGATTGTTAGCAATCCCTTGCACATCTTATTAATTGCCGTGCCACTATTCATCCAAACTAATTTTATTTTCTTGATTAGTTATGTGGCAGCGTTGAAGCTGAATATATCTTATGAGGATGCCGCACCCGCAGCATTAATTGGAGCTAGTAATCACTTTGAAGTGGCGATCGCAACTTCTGTAATGCTGTTTGGCTTAAATTCTGGTGCTGCACTTGCTACAGTGGTAGGTGTTTTAATC
- a CDS encoding ArsJ-associated glyceraldehyde-3-phosphate dehydrogenase translates to MRVRVGINGFGRIGRLALRAAWGWSELEFVHINEIKGGAVTAAHLLKFDSVHGRWTQEVEAQGDRILIDGTPLSFSEHSQPGEVPWEELGVDLVLECSGKFRTPATLDPYFKRGVQKVIVAAPVKEEALNIVMGVNDQLYEPEKHHLLTAASCTTNCLAPVVKVIHEGLGIKHGIITTIHDNTNTQTIVDAPHKDLRRARATSLSLIPTTTGSATAIGLIYPELNGKLNGLAVRVPLLNASLTDCVFEVVRPTTVEEINSLLKAASEQAPLKGILGYEERPLVSIDYKDDPRSSIIDALSTMVVNETQVKILAWYDNEWGYANRMVELARKVALSLKY, encoded by the coding sequence ATGAGAGTACGTGTTGGCATCAACGGATTTGGCAGAATTGGAAGGCTAGCTTTGCGGGCTGCCTGGGGTTGGTCAGAACTTGAGTTTGTCCATATCAATGAGATTAAAGGTGGGGCTGTAACAGCCGCTCATTTGCTTAAATTTGATTCTGTCCACGGGCGCTGGACACAAGAAGTAGAAGCACAAGGCGATCGCATTCTCATTGATGGCACACCCTTAAGCTTTAGCGAACATTCCCAACCTGGCGAAGTCCCTTGGGAAGAGTTGGGTGTTGATCTCGTGCTGGAATGCTCCGGTAAATTTAGGACTCCCGCCACCTTAGACCCGTATTTTAAGCGGGGAGTACAGAAGGTAATTGTGGCTGCTCCAGTGAAGGAAGAAGCCTTGAATATTGTCATGGGAGTTAATGATCAACTTTATGAGCCGGAAAAGCATCATTTACTAACTGCGGCTTCTTGTACAACTAACTGTTTGGCTCCAGTCGTGAAGGTGATCCATGAAGGTTTGGGCATTAAGCATGGAATCATTACCACAATCCATGACAACACCAATACTCAGACCATTGTAGATGCCCCTCACAAGGATTTACGCCGCGCACGGGCTACCAGTCTATCGTTGATTCCTACCACGACTGGATCGGCAACTGCGATCGGTTTAATTTATCCCGAACTCAATGGCAAACTCAACGGTTTGGCAGTACGAGTACCGCTGCTCAACGCTTCTTTAACAGACTGCGTGTTTGAAGTTGTGCGACCCACAACCGTAGAAGAAATTAATAGCTTACTAAAAGCAGCTTCAGAACAAGCACCACTCAAAGGAATTCTGGGATATGAAGAACGTCCTTTAGTCTCTATCGATTACAAAGACGATCCTCGGTCTTCCATCATTGATGCCCTCTCCACGATGGTGGTAAACGAGACGCAAGTGAAAATACTCGCTTGGTATGACAACGAATGGGGCTATGCCAATCGAATGGTTGAACTCGCCCGTAAAGTAGCTCTGAGCCTGAAATATTAA
- a CDS encoding Ycf51 family protein, with the protein MLTTANFLQYTQWSGIATLVFAALTVLAFILKWGIRFRLVGTTGFMLVLTGGLFALSIVPLSRTVIPGAARYTLVYDNGSNQAVIATSTQITPTQLEATLRQAASNLFSYGRSGTREDDKLTVRARTIIHPEPGTSVPVYLGEAKRSLVSHQNSPVTVEIYTDNFAQLPKPKA; encoded by the coding sequence ATGCTCACAACAGCTAACTTTCTTCAGTACACCCAATGGTCAGGTATAGCTACCTTGGTATTTGCTGCCTTAACAGTTTTGGCTTTTATTCTCAAATGGGGCATCCGCTTTCGACTCGTGGGTACGACTGGCTTTATGCTGGTGCTGACTGGTGGTTTATTTGCACTCTCAATAGTCCCCTTGAGTCGGACTGTGATTCCCGGAGCAGCCAGGTATACTTTAGTTTATGACAATGGGTCAAACCAAGCAGTGATTGCTACATCAACTCAAATTACACCCACACAATTAGAAGCAACTTTACGTCAAGCAGCTAGTAATTTGTTTTCTTATGGTCGTTCAGGTACACGGGAAGACGACAAGTTGACAGTTCGCGCTCGTACCATTATCCACCCGGAACCAGGGACTTCTGTACCAGTTTACTTGGGTGAGGCCAAGCGATCGCTCGTTTCTCATCAAAATTCTCCAGTAACAGTCGAAATTTACACAGACAATTTTGCCCAATTGCCAAAACCCAAGGCTTAA
- a CDS encoding aspartate aminotransferase, with protein MSLNWIVPAERIQKLPPYVFARLDELKAKAREQGLDLIDLGMGNPDGATPAPVVEAAIAALKDPANHGYPPFEGTASFRRAITNWYHRRYGVVLDPDSEALPLLGSKEGLTHLAIAYVNPGDLVLVPSPAYPAHFRGPAIAGGKIHSLILKPENDWLIDLAAIPDEVARQAKILYFNYPSNPTAATAPREFFEEIVAFARKYEILLVHDLCYAELAFDGYQPTSLLEIPGAKDIGVEFHTLSKTYNMAGWRVGFVVGNRHVIQGLRTLKTNLDYGIFSALQKAAETALQLPDVYLHEVQQRYRTRRDFLIQGLGELGWDIPKTKATMYLWVKCPVGMGSTDFALNVLQQTGVVLTPGNAFGVAGEGYVRISLIADCDRLGEVLHRFKQAGIRYQPEAVVSASQ; from the coding sequence ATGAGTTTAAATTGGATTGTCCCAGCAGAACGCATACAAAAACTGCCACCTTATGTCTTTGCCCGTTTAGATGAACTGAAAGCTAAAGCACGGGAACAAGGGTTGGATTTAATTGATTTGGGCATGGGAAACCCCGATGGTGCAACGCCAGCACCAGTTGTAGAAGCGGCGATCGCAGCCTTGAAAGATCCCGCCAATCACGGTTATCCGCCTTTTGAGGGGACTGCTAGTTTCCGCCGCGCGATCACCAATTGGTATCATCGCCGTTATGGTGTGGTTCTCGATCCTGATAGTGAAGCCTTGCCATTGCTGGGTTCTAAAGAAGGATTAACCCATTTAGCGATCGCCTACGTTAACCCAGGTGATTTAGTTCTCGTTCCTTCCCCGGCTTATCCCGCACATTTTCGCGGCCCTGCGATCGCAGGCGGCAAAATCCACAGCTTGATTCTCAAACCCGAAAATGACTGGTTAATTGATTTAGCTGCCATTCCTGACGAAGTTGCCAGACAAGCTAAAATTCTCTATTTCAACTATCCCAGCAATCCCACCGCCGCCACTGCACCCCGCGAATTCTTTGAAGAAATCGTCGCCTTCGCCCGCAAATATGAAATTTTGCTGGTGCATGATCTGTGTTATGCCGAGTTAGCTTTTGATGGTTATCAACCCACTAGCTTGCTAGAAATTCCCGGCGCGAAAGATATTGGTGTAGAATTTCACACCTTATCTAAAACTTATAATATGGCTGGTTGGCGCGTTGGGTTTGTCGTGGGGAACCGCCATGTAATTCAAGGTTTACGGACACTAAAAACTAACTTGGATTACGGTATTTTCTCCGCTTTGCAAAAAGCCGCCGAAACCGCTTTACAACTGCCAGATGTGTATTTGCACGAGGTACAACAACGCTATCGTACCCGCCGCGACTTCCTCATTCAAGGATTAGGAGAGTTGGGTTGGGATATCCCCAAAACTAAAGCGACAATGTATCTTTGGGTGAAATGTCCCGTTGGTATGGGTTCCACAGATTTTGCCTTGAATGTGTTGCAACAAACTGGCGTTGTTCTGACTCCAGGTAATGCTTTTGGGGTTGCAGGTGAGGGTTATGTAAGGATCAGTTTGATTGCAGACTGCGATCGCTTAGGTGAAGTTTTACATCGCTTCAAGCAAGCCGGCATCCGCTATCAACCTGAAGCTGTAGTCTCTGCTTCACAATAG
- a CDS encoding PstS family phosphate ABC transporter substrate-binding protein, with protein MNAIAKNLALVFGVLAFATSCTATSNLSTPTQQSPKVTEVSDATKVRVIKIDGSSTVYPITEAIANQFQQNKQQYKGQVLLSFSGTSAGFKKFCNKETDISNASRPILKAEIEACNKNGVKFIELPVAFDALTVAVNSQNTWAKDITVAELKKLWEPEAQGKITRWNQVRSSWPNQPINLYGAGGQSGTFDYFTEAIVGKTRVSRTDYISSEDDLVLVRGVGTDSNALGYFGLAYYEDNKSRLKPLAIDSGKGAVLPSPETVEKAEYQPLARPLLIYVNAQSLQNQPELKEFVDYYLKYAPITTSSVGYVPLPSEAYELAEKNFQAGKEGTVFAGKEQINFQISDLLKTPQK; from the coding sequence ATGAACGCAATAGCAAAGAATTTGGCTCTTGTATTTGGAGTGTTGGCTTTTGCGACTAGTTGCACAGCCACATCTAATTTATCTACTCCAACTCAGCAATCGCCAAAGGTTACAGAAGTCAGTGATGCGACAAAAGTGAGGGTAATAAAGATTGATGGTTCTAGCACAGTCTATCCAATCACCGAAGCGATCGCTAACCAGTTTCAACAAAACAAGCAGCAGTACAAAGGACAAGTTCTCCTAAGCTTTTCCGGTACTAGTGCGGGATTTAAGAAATTCTGTAACAAAGAGACAGACATCAGCAATGCCTCGCGTCCCATTCTGAAAGCAGAGATAGAAGCTTGCAACAAAAATGGTGTCAAGTTTATCGAGCTTCCCGTTGCCTTTGATGCGCTGACTGTTGCGGTGAATTCCCAAAATACCTGGGCAAAAGATATTACCGTAGCCGAATTGAAAAAGCTTTGGGAGCCAGAAGCCCAAGGAAAAATCACTCGCTGGAACCAAGTGCGATCGTCTTGGCCGAATCAACCAATTAACCTGTATGGTGCTGGTGGTCAGTCTGGTACTTTTGATTACTTTACAGAAGCTATTGTTGGTAAGACCAGAGTCAGCCGCACTGATTACATCTCCAGTGAAGATGATCTAGTCTTAGTGCGCGGAGTCGGCACAGATTCTAATGCCTTGGGTTATTTCGGGCTTGCTTATTACGAAGACAACAAAAGTCGGTTAAAGCCTCTTGCAATTGATAGCGGCAAAGGGGCAGTATTGCCATCACCTGAAACTGTTGAAAAAGCTGAATATCAGCCATTAGCTCGACCTTTGCTGATTTATGTTAACGCTCAGTCTTTACAAAATCAGCCAGAACTCAAAGAATTTGTAGATTATTACCTCAAGTACGCACCGATAACAACCAGTTCGGTTGGGTATGTGCCTTTACCTAGTGAAGCCTATGAATTGGCAGAAAAAAACTTTCAAGCCGGTAAAGAAGGAACAGTATTTGCAGGTAAGGAGCAGATAAACTTCCAAATTAGTGATTTGTTGAAGACACCACAAAAATAG
- a CDS encoding O-antigen ligase family protein, whose product MLGASLNKVFDYFKSRWQSSWNYSLWALFIFPLSPLVGAVTIGLVSLITWLKQARKISRRPLNWGFALLSLLLIVSAGFAQDKTTAFLGLFNLLPFFLLFAAHSDLIQTFAQLRQMAWILVIGSMPVIIIGLGQLFLGWSLKFEILWIVLAWTIRPGGNPPGRIASLFLHANTFAAYLAIIFILALGLWLEQWAWGMGHWAWGIEKRQRRDLFNNSPSSPTPRSPLPFIFLTIAVITNFIALIFTNSRNGWAIAIFACLAYALYQGWRILVGGVAAIVSSVLLAAFAPLPVAQVFRRVVPAFFWARLNDDMYPDRPVALMRKTQWEFAWSLAQQHPWTGWGLRSFSQIYKAQMQIPLGHPHNLFLMLSAETGFPSAFLFCGLLAWILITGIQLLQKSKYINTKDRLIFFSYLLAFVGWILLNMVDVTLFDFRLNALSWLILAAICGVVHHYHEQERLVSR is encoded by the coding sequence ATGTTGGGAGCCAGCTTGAACAAGGTTTTTGACTATTTCAAATCTCGTTGGCAATCTTCTTGGAACTACTCTCTATGGGCACTATTCATCTTCCCATTGAGTCCCTTAGTGGGGGCTGTGACTATAGGACTTGTATCATTAATAACTTGGCTGAAACAAGCCCGCAAAATTAGTCGCCGCCCCTTAAACTGGGGATTTGCTCTTTTGAGTCTCTTGCTAATCGTGAGTGCTGGGTTTGCCCAAGACAAGACAACAGCTTTCCTCGGCTTATTTAATTTATTACCATTCTTTTTACTTTTCGCCGCCCATAGCGATTTGATTCAAACATTTGCCCAATTACGGCAAATGGCTTGGATTTTGGTGATCGGTTCCATGCCAGTGATAATTATCGGCTTGGGACAGTTATTTTTAGGCTGGAGCTTAAAATTCGAGATTTTGTGGATTGTCTTAGCTTGGACAATCAGACCAGGAGGAAATCCGCCAGGTCGCATCGCTTCACTTTTCTTGCACGCTAACACCTTCGCAGCTTATCTAGCAATAATTTTCATCCTTGCTCTAGGGTTGTGGCTAGAACAATGGGCATGGGGCATGGGGCATTGGGCATGGGGCATAGAGAAGAGACAAAGGAGAGACTTATTCAATAATTCTCCCTCATCCCCCACTCCCCGTTCCCCACTCCCCTTTATCTTCTTAACCATTGCGGTGATTACAAATTTCATTGCCTTGATTTTTACCAACTCGCGTAATGGATGGGCGATCGCTATTTTTGCCTGTTTAGCTTATGCACTTTACCAAGGTTGGCGCATTCTTGTGGGTGGTGTCGCTGCGATCGTTTCTAGTGTGCTTTTGGCAGCTTTTGCTCCCTTACCAGTCGCTCAAGTTTTTCGTCGGGTAGTTCCTGCATTCTTTTGGGCAAGGTTAAATGATGATATGTATCCAGATAGACCAGTCGCTTTAATGCGAAAAACTCAGTGGGAGTTTGCTTGGTCTTTAGCTCAACAACATCCTTGGACTGGCTGGGGATTACGCAGTTTTAGTCAAATCTACAAAGCTCAGATGCAGATTCCTTTAGGTCATCCCCATAACTTGTTTTTGATGTTATCTGCTGAAACTGGTTTTCCTAGCGCTTTTTTATTTTGTGGTTTACTCGCTTGGATTTTGATTACAGGTATCCAATTACTGCAAAAGTCAAAATATATAAATACAAAGGACAGATTGATATTTTTCAGTTATCTTTTAGCTTTTGTTGGCTGGATTTTATTGAACATGGTAGATGTAACTCTCTTCGATTTCCGTTTGAATGCGCTTTCATGGTTAATTTTGGCTGCCATTTGTGGAGTAGTACATCATTATCATGAACAAGAAAGGCTTGTATCTCGTTAA
- a CDS encoding iron-containing alcohol dehydrogenase family protein, whose translation MHNNFTTQPSLSTQNSSSLLTLTVAPAKVIRGSEVLQAAAAEIARLGSRPLIVAGESTLAISQQNLQPVLERQQLKTVQATYGADCCEASLKSLQKAAKEHTADVIIGFGGGKALDTAKLLAQQLELPVVTIPTSGATCAAWSALSNVYSEEGAFLYDVGLSRCPDLLILDYELIKTAPQRTLVAGIGDAIAKWYEASVSSGHLQDTLIIAAVQQARVLRDILLQKSTAALKEPGSEVWREVVDASVLLAGVVGGLGGAQCRTVAAHAVHNGLTHISGHGSIHGEKVAFGILVQLRLEEMLQGNQLAASSRQQLLKFYTEIGLPQKLSDLGLGNITLGELQTAAEIALVPNSDIHRLPFKVAPEQLMAAMVSTTAPIDSRDITNRVSPKGMSDEVL comes from the coding sequence ATGCACAATAATTTTACTACTCAACCTTCTTTGTCTACTCAAAACTCTAGTTCATTATTGACACTCACAGTTGCCCCAGCAAAAGTAATTCGTGGTTCTGAGGTGTTGCAAGCAGCCGCAGCAGAAATCGCCCGTTTGGGAAGTCGTCCCTTAATTGTGGCAGGTGAGTCTACTCTCGCCATCAGCCAACAAAATTTGCAACCAGTTTTAGAAAGGCAACAGTTAAAAACTGTCCAAGCTACATACGGTGCAGATTGCTGTGAAGCTAGCCTGAAGTCTTTACAAAAGGCGGCAAAAGAACATACAGCTGATGTGATTATTGGTTTTGGTGGGGGCAAAGCCCTAGATACAGCGAAATTACTCGCGCAGCAGTTAGAGTTGCCAGTGGTGACAATTCCGACATCAGGGGCTACCTGTGCAGCTTGGAGTGCCTTATCGAATGTTTATTCAGAAGAAGGGGCATTTCTCTACGATGTGGGGCTATCACGTTGTCCCGATTTATTGATACTCGATTATGAATTGATTAAAACTGCACCACAACGGACTTTAGTCGCTGGAATTGGTGATGCGATCGCTAAGTGGTATGAAGCCTCTGTTAGTAGTGGACACTTGCAAGACACTTTAATTATTGCTGCGGTGCAACAAGCACGAGTTTTGCGAGATATCTTGTTGCAAAAGTCAACCGCCGCCCTGAAAGAACCAGGTAGTGAAGTTTGGCGAGAAGTGGTAGACGCCAGTGTTTTACTCGCCGGAGTAGTTGGTGGACTTGGAGGGGCGCAGTGTCGCACAGTTGCCGCCCATGCCGTGCATAATGGTTTAACTCATATTTCCGGACATGGCAGTATTCATGGCGAAAAAGTTGCTTTTGGAATTTTGGTGCAACTGCGTTTAGAAGAAATGCTACAAGGCAATCAACTAGCAGCATCGTCACGACAACAGTTGTTAAAGTTCTATACAGAAATTGGACTGCCCCAAAAATTGAGTGATTTGGGATTGGGCAATATTACATTAGGCGAGTTGCAAACAGCCGCTGAAATTGCTCTAGTTCCGAATTCTGACATCCATCGACTACCGTTTAAAGTCGCGCCAGAACAGTTGATGGCGGCAATGGTTTCTACTACTGCACCTATAGATAGTAGAGACATTACAAATCGAGTTTCGCCCAAGGGAATGAGTGACGAGGTTTTATGA
- the arsJ gene encoding organoarsenical effux MFS transporter ArsJ — MVSTTAHSANFKNYILVTLAYWGFTLTDGALRMLVLLYFNQIGYTPIQIAFLFLFYEVFGVVTNFLGGWIGSQFGLKVTLYSGIGLQIFSLVMLSFLNPNWAQWIAVGYVMVAQAFSGIAKDLTKMSSKSAIRLVVPQDAQSSLFKWVAVLTGSKNALKGVGFFIGSALLAAVGFINSLWIMAGGLSLIMFSGLMLPKGMGKIKKKIKFSQLFSKSEEINILSAARFFLFGSRDVWFVVGLPVFLRGTLGWSFYQVGGFLACWVIGYGVIQFLAPTLIQRFGSGRPPQSKTIQFWTFTLTVVPAAIALALQIGIPANIAIVGGLLVFGVVFAFNSAVHSYLVLAFTDDDKVALNVGFYYMANSGGRLAGTVLSGLVYQFFGLVGCLWTSMFFVLAAALITLKLPDPQPSKAIAWKAGDGD; from the coding sequence ATGGTTTCTACTACAGCTCATAGCGCCAATTTTAAGAACTATATCCTAGTCACCCTCGCCTACTGGGGTTTCACCCTTACCGATGGTGCCCTGCGAATGCTGGTGTTGCTATATTTCAACCAAATTGGCTATACCCCAATACAAATTGCCTTTCTGTTTTTGTTCTACGAAGTGTTTGGAGTTGTCACAAACTTTTTAGGCGGTTGGATTGGTTCTCAGTTCGGATTGAAGGTAACACTTTATAGCGGTATCGGATTACAGATTTTTTCTCTAGTCATGTTGTCATTCCTCAATCCAAATTGGGCACAGTGGATTGCAGTCGGTTATGTGATGGTGGCACAAGCATTTTCTGGGATTGCCAAAGACTTAACCAAGATGAGTTCTAAAAGTGCCATTCGGTTAGTGGTGCCTCAAGATGCCCAATCATCTTTGTTTAAATGGGTGGCGGTGCTGACGGGTTCTAAGAATGCACTCAAAGGAGTTGGCTTTTTTATTGGTAGCGCTCTTTTGGCTGCGGTTGGCTTCATCAATTCCCTGTGGATTATGGCAGGGGGACTTTCCCTGATTATGTTTTCTGGGCTGATGCTGCCCAAAGGAATGGGCAAAATCAAGAAGAAAATCAAGTTTAGCCAGCTGTTTTCTAAGAGCGAAGAGATTAATATTCTCTCGGCGGCTCGATTTTTTCTCTTTGGTTCTAGGGATGTATGGTTTGTTGTGGGATTGCCAGTATTCTTACGTGGAACCTTGGGCTGGTCATTTTATCAGGTTGGTGGATTCTTGGCTTGTTGGGTAATTGGTTATGGCGTTATTCAATTCTTAGCACCAACACTGATTCAGCGATTTGGTTCTGGTCGTCCCCCGCAATCAAAGACCATCCAGTTTTGGACATTTACTCTAACAGTAGTTCCAGCCGCGATCGCTCTGGCTCTCCAAATAGGTATTCCTGCAAATATTGCGATTGTTGGTGGACTCCTGGTTTTTGGTGTTGTGTTTGCCTTCAACTCAGCAGTTCACTCTTATTTAGTCTTGGCATTTACTGATGATGACAAGGTAGCGCTAAACGTTGGTTTTTACTACATGGCAAACTCAGGTGGTCGATTAGCTGGAACTGTTTTGTCAGGTTTGGTATACCAGTTTTTCGGGTTAGTGGGCTGTCTGTGGACATCCATGTTCTTTGTACTAGCAGCAGCATTAATTACTCTGAAGCTACCCGATCCTCAACCTAGTAAAGCAATTGCTTGGAAAGCGGGAGATGGGGATTAG
- a CDS encoding ArsR/SmtB family transcription factor, which produces MQTPSATTPHLIAAGFHALSDQLRISVLELLRQRELCVCDLCEALGVNQSKLSFHLKTLKEAGLVHSRQEGRWIYYSLNLPQFSILEEYLADFSHNRVIFSARSCCD; this is translated from the coding sequence ATGCAAACCCCCTCTGCTACTACTCCTCATTTAATTGCTGCTGGCTTTCATGCTCTTTCTGATCAACTCAGGATTAGTGTGCTAGAACTCCTGCGACAGCGAGAATTATGTGTATGTGATTTGTGCGAAGCCTTGGGGGTAAATCAGTCCAAACTATCTTTTCACCTGAAAACCCTCAAGGAAGCTGGCTTAGTTCACTCCCGTCAGGAAGGACGCTGGATTTATTACAGTTTAAATTTGCCCCAGTTTAGTATTTTAGAGGAATATCTGGCAGATTTTAGCCACAACCGTGTAATTTTTTCTGCCCGTTCTTGCTGCGATTAA